Proteins encoded together in one Pseudoalteromonas xiamenensis window:
- the iscU gene encoding Fe-S cluster assembly scaffold IscU, giving the protein MAYSEKVIDHVENPRNVGSLDKNDPSVATGMVGAPACGDVMKLQIKVSEDGVIEDAKFKTYGCGSAIASSSLVTEWVKGKTLDQAAEIKNTDISAELELPPVKIHCSILAEDAIKAAIADYKSKHAK; this is encoded by the coding sequence ATGGCGTACAGTGAAAAAGTAATTGATCACGTGGAAAACCCACGTAACGTTGGCTCGTTAGATAAAAACGACCCAAGTGTAGCGACAGGCATGGTTGGGGCTCCAGCATGTGGCGACGTAATGAAGCTACAAATCAAAGTGTCTGAAGATGGCGTAATTGAAGACGCAAAATTTAAAACTTACGGTTGTGGTAGCGCGATTGCTTCTTCATCACTTGTAACTGAGTGGGTGAAGGGTAAAACGCTTGATCAAGCTGCTGAAATCAAAAACACGGATATCAGTGCTGAGCTTGAATTGCCACCAGTGAAAATTCACTGTTCAATTTTGGCAGAAGACGCAATCAAAGCAGCAATTGCAGATTACAAGAGTAAACACGCGAAGTAA
- the iscA gene encoding iron-sulfur cluster assembly protein IscA, translating into MAVTLTDAAASRVQAFLKNRGKGVGLRVGVKTTGCSGLAYVLEFVDEVAEDDEVFELKDVKIIVDAKSLVYIDGTELDYTREGLNEGFKFTNPNQKDECGCGESFTV; encoded by the coding sequence ATGGCAGTGACATTGACAGACGCAGCAGCCAGCCGCGTTCAAGCATTTTTGAAAAACCGTGGTAAAGGCGTTGGTTTGCGCGTAGGCGTTAAAACCACCGGCTGTTCAGGTCTTGCTTATGTACTAGAGTTCGTTGACGAAGTTGCAGAAGATGACGAAGTTTTTGAATTAAAAGACGTTAAGATCATCGTTGATGCAAAAAGCTTAGTGTACATTGATGGCACTGAGTTGGATTACACCCGCGAAGGTCTCAATGAAGGGTTTAAGTTTACTAACCCAAATCAAAAAGACGAATGTGGATGTGGTGAGAGTTTCACCGTCTAA